In Streptomyces sp. NBC_00569, a single genomic region encodes these proteins:
- a CDS encoding polyprenol monophosphomannose synthase — MPTYNEAGNLPGMADALMALPLPGLRLLVVDDSSPDGTGDIAERYAERHGRDRMSVLHRAGKEGLGRAYADGMARAVADGARYVLQMDADGSHPADKVPALLGTALSTGAAVTIGSRYVQGGTLSDAWGAHRRLLSRWANAYAGTILGTRVRDITGGFNLWREDALRAIDLASVDSAGYSFQVEMKYRAVRRGFGVMEVPIHFEDRTVGESKMNLMVQLESVTMPWKLRARARR, encoded by the coding sequence ATGCCGACGTACAACGAGGCGGGCAACCTGCCCGGCATGGCCGACGCCCTCATGGCGCTCCCGCTCCCGGGCCTGCGCCTCCTCGTCGTCGACGACTCCAGCCCCGACGGCACCGGCGACATCGCCGAGCGGTACGCCGAACGGCACGGGCGTGACCGGATGAGCGTCCTGCACCGAGCCGGGAAGGAGGGCCTCGGCCGGGCCTACGCGGACGGCATGGCACGGGCCGTCGCCGACGGGGCGCGCTACGTCCTCCAGATGGACGCCGACGGGAGCCACCCCGCCGACAAGGTCCCCGCGCTCCTCGGCACCGCCCTCTCCACCGGCGCCGCCGTCACCATCGGCAGCCGCTACGTCCAGGGCGGCACGCTCTCCGACGCGTGGGGCGCGCACCGCAGGCTCCTGTCCCGCTGGGCCAACGCCTACGCGGGCACCATCCTCGGCACCCGCGTCCGCGACATCACCGGCGGCTTCAACCTGTGGCGCGAGGACGCCCTGCGCGCCATCGACCTGGCGTCCGTGGACAGCGCGGGCTACAGCTTCCAGGTCGAGATGAAGTACCGGGCGGTGCGCCGCGGCTTCGGCGTCATGGAGGTCCCCATCCACTTCGAGGACCGCACGGTGGGCGAGTCCAAGATGAACCTGATGGTGCAGCTCGAATCGGTCACCATGCCGTGGAAGCTGCGGGCGAGGGCGCGCCGATGA
- a CDS encoding NAD-glutamate dehydrogenase, which translates to MQTKLDEAKAELLARAARVAENSPAGGHLPAGTNGEGAPDQESVLAFLQRYYLHTAPEDLADRDPVDVFGAAVSHYRLAEVRPQGTANVKVHTPTVEENGWTCSHSVVEVVTDDMPFLVDSVTNELSRQGRGIHVVIHPQVTVRRDLTGKLQEVLPAGSASDSHDTLTESWIHVEIDRETDRADLKQITSDLLRVLSDVREAVEDWEKMRDSALRIADDLPSEPTADDLRTQDVEEARELLRWLSADHFTFLGYREYELREDDSLSAVPGTGLGILRSDPQHGGDDHHPVSPSFSRLPADARAKAREHKILVLTKANSRATVHRPSYLDYVGVKKFDAEGNVIGERRFLGLFSSAAYTESVRRVPVVRRKVQEVLRGAGFSPNSHDGRDLLQILETYPRDELFQTPADELRAIVTSVLYLQERRRLRLYLRQDEYGRYYSALVYLPRDRYTTGVRLRIIDILKEELNGTSVDFTAWNTESILSRLHFVIRVEPGTELPALTEADTERIEARLVDAARSWADGFGEALNAECGEERAAELARRYSGAFPEGYKADHSPRAAVADLVHLEALKRGEKDFALSLYEPVGAAPGERRFKIYRTGAPVSLSSVLPVLNQLGVEVIDERPYELRCSDRTTAWIYDFGLRMPQSSHGNGDYLGDDGRERFQEAFTATWTGAAENDGFNSLVLSAGLNWRQAMVLRAYAKYLRQAGATFSQDYMEDTLRNNVHTTRLLVSLFEARMSPERQRAGTELIDGLLEELDGALDQVASLDEDRILRSFLTVIKATLRTNFFQKADDGKPHAYVSMKFDPQAIPDLPAPRPAFEIWVYSPRVEGVHLRFGKVARGGLRWSDRREDFRTEVLGLVKAQMVKNTVIVPVGAKGGFVAKNLPDPSVDRDAWLAEGVASYKTFISALLDITDNLVAGEVVPPADVVRHDEDDTYLVVAADKGTATFSDIANAVAESYNFWLGDAFASGGSAGYDHKGMGITARGAWESVKRHFRELGTDTQTEDFTVVGVGDMSGDVFGNGMLLSEHIRLVAAFDHRHIFIDPRPDAATSYAERRRLFDLPRSSWADYNKELISAGGGIFPRSAKAIQLNAHIREALGIESGAAKMTPADLMKAILHAPVDLLWNGGIGTYVKSSAESNADVGDKANDAIRVDGQDVRAKVIGEGGNLGATQLGRIEFARKGGKVNTDAIDNSAGVDTSDHEVNIKILLNALVADGDMTVKQRNKLLAEMTDEVGALVLRNNYAQNTALANAVAQAPDLLHAHQRFMRRLVRDGNLDRALEFLPADRQIKELLNSGRGLSQPELAVLLAYTKITAAHELIQTSLPDDPYLRRLLHAYFPQALRERFSDAVDGHALRREIITTVLVNDTVNTGGSTFLHRLREETGASLEEIVRAQLAAREIFGLGEVWDAVEALDNVVAADVQTRIRLHSRRLVERGTRWLLNNRPQPLQLAETIDFFREGVAEVWSAMPKMLRGADAEWYQSILDELSAAGVPEELAQRVAGFSSAFPTLDIVAIADRTGKDPLAVAEVYYDLADRLSITQLMDRIIELPRADRWQSMARASIREDLYSAHAALTADVLTVGNGVSTPEQRFEAWQEKNAPILGRARTTLEEIQSSDAFDLANLSVAMRTMRTLLRTHS; encoded by the coding sequence ATGCAGACCAAGCTGGACGAAGCCAAGGCCGAGCTGCTCGCACGGGCCGCCCGGGTAGCTGAGAACAGCCCGGCAGGGGGGCATCTCCCGGCCGGGACGAATGGCGAGGGGGCTCCGGACCAGGAGTCCGTGCTCGCGTTCCTCCAGCGCTACTACCTGCACACCGCCCCCGAGGACCTGGCCGACCGTGACCCGGTCGACGTCTTCGGAGCAGCCGTCTCCCACTACCGGCTCGCGGAGGTCCGCCCGCAGGGCACCGCGAACGTCAAGGTCCACACGCCGACGGTCGAGGAGAACGGCTGGACCTGCAGCCACTCCGTCGTCGAGGTCGTCACCGACGACATGCCGTTCCTGGTCGACTCGGTCACCAACGAGCTGTCCCGCCAGGGCCGCGGCATCCACGTCGTGATCCACCCGCAGGTCACCGTGCGCCGCGACCTGACCGGCAAGCTCCAGGAGGTCCTGCCCGCGGGCAGCGCCTCCGACAGCCACGACACGCTCACCGAGTCGTGGATCCACGTGGAGATCGACCGGGAGACCGACCGCGCCGACCTGAAGCAGATCACCTCCGACCTGCTGCGTGTCCTGTCCGACGTCCGTGAGGCCGTCGAGGACTGGGAGAAGATGCGGGACTCGGCGCTGCGTATCGCCGACGACCTGCCCAGCGAGCCCACCGCCGACGACCTGCGCACCCAGGACGTCGAGGAGGCCCGCGAGCTGCTGCGCTGGCTGTCCGCCGACCACTTCACGTTCCTCGGCTACCGCGAGTACGAGCTGCGCGAGGACGACTCGCTGTCCGCCGTGCCCGGCACCGGCCTCGGCATCCTGCGCTCCGACCCGCAGCACGGCGGCGACGACCACCACCCGGTGAGCCCGTCCTTCAGCCGGCTGCCCGCCGACGCGCGCGCCAAGGCCCGCGAGCACAAGATCCTCGTGCTGACCAAGGCCAACAGCCGCGCCACCGTGCACCGCCCCTCGTACCTCGACTACGTCGGCGTGAAGAAGTTCGACGCCGAGGGCAACGTCATCGGTGAGCGCCGCTTCCTCGGCCTCTTCTCGAGCGCCGCGTACACGGAGAGCGTCCGGCGCGTCCCGGTCGTGCGCCGCAAGGTCCAGGAAGTGCTGCGGGGCGCCGGGTTCTCGCCCAACAGCCACGACGGCCGCGACCTGCTCCAGATCCTGGAGACGTACCCGCGCGACGAGCTGTTCCAGACCCCGGCCGACGAGCTGCGCGCCATCGTCACCAGCGTCCTCTACCTCCAGGAGCGCCGCCGGCTGCGGCTCTACCTGCGCCAGGACGAATACGGCCGCTACTACTCGGCCCTCGTCTACCTGCCGCGCGACCGCTACACCACCGGTGTCCGGCTGCGGATCATCGACATCCTCAAGGAAGAGCTCAACGGCACCAGCGTCGACTTCACGGCCTGGAACACCGAGTCGATCCTGTCCCGGCTGCACTTCGTCATCCGCGTCGAGCCGGGCACCGAGCTGCCCGCGCTGACCGAGGCCGACACCGAGCGCATCGAGGCGCGGCTCGTCGACGCCGCCCGCTCGTGGGCCGACGGCTTCGGCGAGGCGCTGAACGCGGAGTGCGGCGAGGAGCGCGCGGCCGAGCTGGCCCGCCGCTACTCCGGCGCCTTCCCCGAGGGCTACAAGGCCGACCACTCGCCGCGCGCGGCGGTCGCCGACCTCGTCCACCTGGAAGCTCTCAAGCGCGGCGAGAAGGACTTCGCGCTCTCGCTGTACGAGCCCGTGGGTGCCGCCCCCGGCGAGCGCCGCTTCAAGATCTACCGCACCGGGGCCCCGGTCTCCCTCTCGTCCGTCCTGCCGGTCCTCAACCAGCTCGGCGTCGAGGTCATCGACGAGCGCCCGTACGAGCTGCGCTGCTCGGACCGGACCACCGCGTGGATCTACGACTTCGGTCTGCGCATGCCGCAGTCGTCCCACGGCAACGGCGACTACCTCGGTGACGACGGTCGCGAGCGCTTCCAGGAGGCCTTCACGGCGACCTGGACCGGTGCCGCCGAGAACGACGGCTTCAACTCCCTCGTCCTGAGCGCCGGCCTGAACTGGCGGCAGGCGATGGTGCTGCGCGCGTACGCCAAGTACCTGCGCCAGGCCGGTGCGACGTTCAGCCAGGACTACATGGAGGACACCCTCCGTAACAACGTCCACACCACCCGCCTCCTGGTGAGCCTCTTCGAGGCGCGCATGTCGCCGGAGCGCCAGCGGGCCGGGACCGAGCTGATCGACGGGCTCCTGGAGGAGCTCGACGGGGCGCTCGACCAGGTGGCGAGCCTGGACGAGGACCGGATCCTGCGGTCCTTCCTGACCGTCATCAAGGCGACGCTGCGGACGAACTTCTTCCAGAAGGCCGACGACGGCAAGCCGCACGCGTACGTCTCCATGAAGTTCGACCCGCAGGCCATCCCCGACCTGCCCGCGCCGCGCCCCGCCTTCGAGATCTGGGTGTACTCGCCGCGTGTCGAGGGTGTGCACCTGCGCTTTGGCAAGGTCGCGCGCGGTGGTCTGCGCTGGTCCGACCGGCGTGAGGACTTCCGTACCGAGGTCCTCGGCCTGGTCAAGGCGCAGATGGTGAAGAACACCGTCATCGTGCCGGTCGGCGCCAAGGGCGGCTTCGTCGCGAAGAACCTGCCGGACCCGAGCGTCGACCGTGACGCCTGGCTGGCCGAGGGTGTCGCGTCGTACAAGACCTTCATCTCGGCGCTGCTCGACATCACCGACAACCTGGTGGCCGGCGAGGTCGTGCCCCCGGCGGACGTCGTGCGCCACGACGAGGACGACACGTACCTCGTGGTCGCGGCCGACAAGGGCACGGCGACGTTCTCCGACATCGCCAACGCGGTCGCCGAGTCGTACAACTTCTGGCTCGGTGACGCCTTCGCCTCCGGTGGCTCGGCGGGCTACGACCACAAGGGCATGGGCATCACCGCCCGCGGCGCCTGGGAGTCCGTGAAACGGCACTTCCGGGAGCTGGGCACCGACACGCAGACCGAGGACTTCACGGTCGTCGGCGTCGGCGACATGTCCGGTGACGTGTTCGGCAACGGCATGCTGCTCTCCGAGCACATCCGCCTGGTCGCCGCGTTCGACCACCGGCACATCTTCATCGACCCGCGGCCCGACGCGGCCACCTCGTACGCCGAGCGCCGCCGCCTGTTCGACCTGCCGCGCTCCTCGTGGGCCGACTACAACAAGGAGCTGATCTCCGCGGGCGGCGGCATCTTCCCGCGCTCCGCCAAGGCGATCCAGCTCAACGCGCACATCCGTGAGGCACTCGGCATCGAGTCGGGCGCCGCGAAGATGACGCCGGCCGACCTGATGAAGGCGATCCTGCACGCGCCGGTCGACCTGCTGTGGAACGGCGGCATCGGCACGTACGTGAAGTCGTCCGCCGAGTCGAACGCGGACGTCGGCGACAAGGCCAACGACGCGATCCGCGTGGACGGCCAGGACGTGCGGGCCAAGGTGATCGGCGAGGGCGGCAACCTCGGCGCGACCCAGCTGGGCCGTATCGAGTTCGCGCGCAAGGGCGGCAAGGTCAACACCGACGCCATCGACAACAGCGCGGGCGTGGACACCTCCGACCACGAGGTGAACATCAAGATCCTGCTCAACGCGCTCGTCGCCGACGGCGACATGACCGTCAAGCAGCGCAACAAGCTGCTCGCCGAGATGACCGACGAGGTCGGCGCCCTGGTGCTGCGCAACAACTACGCGCAGAACACGGCCCTCGCCAACGCGGTCGCCCAGGCGCCCGACCTGCTCCACGCCCACCAGCGCTTCATGCGCCGCCTGGTCCGTGACGGGAACCTCGACCGGGCCCTGGAGTTCCTGCCGGCCGACCGGCAGATCAAGGAACTGCTGAACTCCGGGCGCGGTCTGAGCCAGCCCGAGCTGGCCGTCCTCCTCGCGTACACGAAGATCACGGCCGCGCACGAGCTGATCCAGACGTCGCTGCCGGACGACCCGTACCTGCGCAGGCTCCTGCACGCCTACTTCCCGCAGGCGCTGCGCGAGCGGTTCTCCGACGCGGTCGACGGGCACGCGCTGCGCCGCGAGATCATCACCACGGTGCTGGTCAACGACACGGTGAACACGGGCGGTTCGACGTTCCTGCACCGGCTGCGCGAGGAGACCGGGGCGTCCCTGGAGGAGATCGTGCGGGCGCAGCTCGCCGCGCGCGAGATCTTCGGCCTCGGTGAGGTCTGGGACGCGGTCGAGGCGCTCGACAATGTCGTCGCCGCGGACGTCCAGACCCGGATCAGGCTGCACTCGCGCCGCCTGGTCGAGCGCGGCACGCGCTGGCTGCTCAACAACCGGCCGCAGCCGCTCCAGCTCGCCGAGACGATCGACTTCTTCCGTGAGGGCGTCGCCGAGGTCTGGTCGGCCATGCCGAAGATGCTGCGCGGCGCGGACGCCGAGTGGTACCAGTCGATCCTGGACGAGCTGAGCGCCGCGGGCGTGCCGGAGGAACTGGCCCAGCGGGTCGCCGGGTTCTCCTCGGCCTTCCCGACGCTCGACATCGTGGCGATCGCCGACCGCACCGGCAAGGACCCCCTGGCCGTCGCCGAGGTGTACTACGACCTCGCGGACCGGCTGTCCATCACGCAGCTGATGGACCGGATCATCGAGCTGCCGCGGGCCGACCGCTGGCAGTCGATGGCCCGCGCCTCGATCCGCGAGGACCTGTACTCGGCGCACGCCGCCCTCACGGCCGATGTGCTGACCGTCGGGAACGGCGTGTCGACTCCGGAGCAGCGCTTCGAAGCGTGGCAGGAGAAGAACGCGCCGATCCTGGGCCGCGCGCGGACGACCCTGGAGGAGATCCAGAGCTCGGACGCGTTCGACCTGGCGAACCTGTCGGTCGCGATGCGCACGATGAGGACGCTGCTGCGCACGCACTCGTAG
- a CDS encoding NDP-sugar synthase has product MTEAILLVGGLGTRLRPLTVNTPKPIVPAAGVPFLAHQIARLAAAGVDHIVLATCYLAEVFEPYFGDGSAHGVHLEYAVEYEPLGTGGAIRHAARRLVSAPEDPVLVCNGDILTGLDTRALIDRHREREADITLHLSRVDDPSDFGLVSTDADGCVLAFAEKPQTPEEIVTDQVNAGSYVFRRSVIDSIPAGRPVSVEHETFPGLLAAGAYLHGMVEDSYWLDLGRPEAFVQASADLVRGVVHSPAVPGVRGESLVLPGAKVAADAWLADGTVVGAGARVGSGAVVHGSVLHDGATVGAGAYVRKSLVGAGARIGRRSVLHGSVIGDGARVGAHNDLRNGTRVWCEAVLPDRAVRFSSLAGEGLTEQ; this is encoded by the coding sequence ATGACGGAAGCGATTCTGCTGGTCGGCGGGCTGGGCACCCGGCTGCGGCCGCTCACGGTCAACACGCCCAAGCCCATAGTGCCGGCGGCCGGAGTCCCCTTCCTGGCCCACCAGATCGCGCGGCTCGCCGCCGCGGGCGTCGACCACATCGTCCTCGCCACCTGCTACCTCGCCGAAGTCTTCGAGCCGTACTTCGGCGACGGATCGGCGCACGGCGTCCACCTCGAATACGCCGTCGAGTACGAGCCGCTGGGTACCGGCGGCGCGATCCGGCACGCGGCCCGCCGCCTGGTCTCCGCCCCCGAGGACCCCGTCCTCGTCTGCAACGGCGACATCCTCACCGGCCTCGACACCCGCGCCCTCATCGACCGGCACCGCGAGCGCGAAGCCGACATCACCCTCCACCTCTCCCGCGTCGACGACCCCAGCGACTTCGGGCTCGTGTCCACCGACGCCGACGGCTGCGTACTCGCCTTCGCCGAGAAGCCGCAGACGCCCGAGGAGATCGTCACGGACCAGGTCAACGCGGGCTCCTACGTGTTCCGCAGGTCCGTCATCGACAGCATCCCCGCCGGGCGTCCCGTCTCCGTCGAGCACGAGACGTTCCCCGGCCTGCTCGCCGCGGGCGCCTATCTGCACGGCATGGTCGAGGACTCCTACTGGCTCGACCTCGGCCGGCCCGAAGCCTTCGTGCAGGCCTCCGCCGACCTCGTGCGCGGGGTCGTGCACTCACCCGCCGTGCCCGGAGTGCGCGGCGAGTCCCTCGTACTGCCCGGTGCCAAGGTGGCCGCCGACGCCTGGCTCGCCGACGGGACCGTCGTCGGGGCGGGCGCCCGGGTAGGTTCAGGAGCCGTCGTCCACGGTTCGGTGCTGCACGACGGCGCGACCGTGGGCGCCGGTGCCTACGTAAGGAAGAGCCTGGTCGGCGCGGGTGCGCGGATCGGGCGGCGCTCCGTCCTGCACGGCAGCGTCATCGGTGACGGCGCCCGCGTGGGCGCCCACAACGATCTGCGGAACGGAACCCGCGTGTGGTGCGAGGCCGTACTGCCCGACCGGGCCGTCCGCTTCTCCTCCCTCGCCGGAGAAGGGCTGACCGAACAGTGA
- a CDS encoding GtrA family protein — protein sequence MTVPTAVREAPPAVAPVRVRVRRLSMEVAKFGVVGGSGVAVNFLVFNLLLHGIGRAPMTATVLASCVAMGTNYLGFRFFAYRDRASRTRRQIALFFGFSALGVLMESVLFYAGYHGASMTGPLASNVAKALSIVLASAFRFLVYRTWVFQHDARRE from the coding sequence ATGACGGTCCCGACCGCGGTGCGTGAGGCGCCGCCCGCCGTCGCACCCGTCCGGGTCCGCGTGCGCCGCCTGTCCATGGAGGTCGCCAAGTTCGGCGTCGTCGGCGGCAGCGGCGTCGCCGTCAACTTCCTCGTCTTCAACCTCCTGCTGCACGGCATCGGCCGGGCCCCGATGACGGCGACGGTCCTGGCCAGCTGTGTCGCCATGGGCACCAACTACCTGGGCTTCCGCTTCTTCGCCTACCGGGACCGTGCCTCCCGCACCCGCCGCCAGATCGCGCTGTTCTTCGGCTTCAGCGCGCTCGGCGTCCTCATGGAGAGCGTCCTGTTCTACGCCGGGTACCACGGCGCCTCGATGACCGGACCGCTCGCGTCGAACGTCGCCAAGGCGCTGTCCATCGTCCTGGCCTCGGCGTTCCGCTTCCTCGTCTACCGGACGTGGGTCTTCCAGCACGATGCGCGCCGCGAGTAA